GGCATCCTGCTCCTCGTGCCCCTCTACCGGCTGCTCACCTCGCTGGGCCTGCTCGACCGGCTGTTCGGCCTCGTGTTCGTCAACGTGACGTTTGCCGCGCCGTTTGCGACGTGGCTGCTGCAGGCCTTTTTCACCCGGGTGCCGCAGGAGCTCGAGGAGTCCGCGGCCCTGGAGGGTGCGAGCCGGATGCGAACCCTGGCGCTCGTGATCCTGCCCGTTGTCCGACCCGGACTCGGTGCGGTTGCCATTTACGCTTTCCTGAGTTCCTGGACGGAGTACCTTTTTGCGTCCGTCCTCATCATCGACAACGTGCGCTACACGTTGCCGGTGGGGCTGGCCGGCATCATCGGCCAGTATCAGGTCGACTGGGGCATGCTCGCCGCGGGAGCGGTCGTCATGACGGCACCCGTCGTGGTGCTGTTCGCGTTCGTGGGGAGGGCCTTCGTGGAAGGCCTCATGGAGGGGGCCATAAAGTAGCCGGGGCAGGCCCTCTTTCGCGGGGCCGCTCTTCGAGTCGCCGCGGGAGTGCTGGGAGGCCATGCTGGTACTGGGGCTGGACATCGGGACCCAGAGCGCCAAGGCGCTCCTGCTTGACGCCAATGGCGC
The genomic region above belongs to Bacillota bacterium and contains:
- a CDS encoding carbohydrate ABC transporter permease; this encodes MNGRLRASETGSAATPAGGAAGGLRRELAHAPMAAGTVRARIGSWRAYALPAAILLVVAAPFYWIFTSSIKVPPEIIQVPPTLVPRSFTLEHYLKLFRYTEYPRYLANSLYVAGLTMLITLGLSVPAAYSLYRLRFPGREAIRRALLLTYIFPGILLLVPLYRLLTSLGLLDRLFGLVFVNVTFAAPFATWLLQAFFTRVPQELEESAALEGASRMRTLALVILPVVRPGLGAVAIYAFLSSWTEYLFASVLIIDNVRYTLPVGLAGIIGQYQVDWGMLAAGAVVMTAPVVVLFAFVGRAFVEGLMEGAIK